From Enoplosus armatus isolate fEnoArm2 chromosome 23, fEnoArm2.hap1, whole genome shotgun sequence, a single genomic window includes:
- the LOC139306282 gene encoding probable serine/threonine-protein kinase clkA, which produces MVATTTAIPTTTVATTTPFRQQLLSNNNTGNNNNASSDNNCCNNTSSDNNSGNNNNTCSDNNCCNDNTCSDNNCCNNDTSSDNYCCNDDTYSNNNCCNHNTCSNNNTGNNNSTSSDNNCSNYNTCSNNYRCNDDTYSNNNCCNHDTCSDNNCCNDNTCSDNNCCNNDTSSDNYRCNDDTYSNNNCCNHDTSSDNNCCNDNTCSDNNNNTCYDNNCCNNNTSSNNNTVHNYNTCSNNYGCNDDSYSNNNCCNHNTCSDNNTGNNNSTSSDNNCSNYNTCSNNYGCNDDSYSNNNCCNHNTCSDNNTGNNDNTSSDNNCSNYNTCSNNYRCNDDTYSNNNCCNHDTCSDNNSGNKNNTCADNNCCNHNSSSNNYRCNDTCPNNNCCNYNNCSTNNTSSDNNNNTSSDNNCCNNNTSSDNYRCNDDTYSNNNCCNHDTCSDNNCCNHNTCSNNNSSHNNFCNDTSSDSTGNNNNTCSYNNCCNHNTCSTNNTSSDNNCCNDTSSDNNTGNKNNTSSDNCSNYNTSSNNYCCNDNTYSKNNCCNHDTCSDNC; this is translated from the exons aTGGTTGCAACGACGACAGctattccaacaacaactgttgcaaccacaacacct TTccgacaacaactgct ttccaacaacaacactggcaacaacaacaacgccagttctgacaacaactgttgcaacaacaCCAGTTCCGACAACAActctggcaacaacaacaacacctgttccgacaacaactgctgcaacgACAACACCTGCTccgacaacaactgctgcaacaacgACACCAGTTCCGACAACTACTGTTGCAACGACGACAcctattccaacaacaactgttgcaaccacaacacctgttccaacaacaacactggcaacaacaacagcaccagttctgacaacaactgcagcaactacaacacctgttccaacaactaCCGTTGCAACGACGACAcctattccaacaacaactgttgcaaccacgATACCTGTTccgacaacaactgctgcaacgACAACACCTGCTccgacaacaactgctgcaacaacgACACCAGTTCCGACAACTACCGTTGCAACGACGACAcctattccaacaacaactgttgcaaccacgACACCAGTTccgacaacaactgctgcaacgACAACACCTGCTCcgacaacaacaataacacctgctacgacaacaactgttgcaacaacaacaccagttccaacaacaacactg Tgca caactacaacacctgttccaacaactaTGGTTGCAACGACGACAGctattccaacaacaactgttgcaaccacaacacctgttccgacaacaacactggcaacaacaacagcaccagttctgacaacaactgcagcaactacaacacctgttccaacaactaCGGTTGCAACGACGACAGctattccaacaacaactgttgcaaccacaacacctgttccgacaacaacactggcaacaacgacaacaccagttctgacaacaactgcagcaactacaacacctgttccaacaactaCCGTTGCAACGACGACAcctattccaacaacaactgttgcaaccacgACACCTGTTCTGACAACAACTctggcaacaaaaacaacacctgcgccgacaacaactgttgcaaccacaacaGCAGTTCCAACAACTACCGTTGCAACGACacctgccccaacaacaactgttgcaactaCAACAACTGTTCcaccaacaacaccagttctgacaacaacaacaacaccagttctgacaacaactgctgcaacaacaacaccagttccgACAACTACCGTTGCAACGACGACAcctattccaacaacaactgttgcaaccacgacacctgttccgacaacaactgctgcaaccacaacacctgctccaacaacaacagctctcACAACAACTTTTGCAACGACACAAGTTCCGACagcactggcaacaacaacaacacctgctcttacaacaactgttgcaaccacaacacctgttccaccaacaacaccagttctgacaacaactgttgcaacgACACAAGTTccgacaacaacactggcaacaaaaacaacaccagtTCTGACAACTGCAGCAACTATAACACCTCTTCCAACAACTACTGTTGCAACGATAACACCTATTCTaaaaacaactgttgcaaccacgACACCTGTTCTGACAACTGCTGA
- the LOC139306284 gene encoding putative uncharacterized protein DDB_G0282133 gives MVSCCNNSCSDNNCCNKTCSDNNCCNKTCSDNNCCNNCSNYNSCSNDCSNNNTCSDNNFCNNYDTCSNNNTGNNNNNSSDNNCSNYNTCSNNYGCNDDSYSNNNCCNHDTCSDNNITCSNNYRCNNDTCSDNNITCSNNYRCNDDTCSNNNCCNNNTSSDNNTGNNNNTSSDNNCSNYNTCSNNYRCNDDTSSDNNCCNNTSSDNNTGNNNSTSSDNNCSNYNTCSNNYCYNHYTSSDNYCCKNDTYSNNNCCNHKTCSDNNTGNNNNTSSDNNCSNYNTFSNNYRCNVDTYSNNNCCNHDTCSDNNCCNDNTCSDNNCCNNDTSSDNYRCNDDTYSNNNCCNHDTYNNCCNDNTCSNNNCCNNDTSSDNYRCNDDTYSNNNCCNHDTCSDNNCCNDNTCSDNNCCNNDTSSDNYCCNDDTYSNNNCCNHNTCSNNNTGNNNNTCYENNCCNNNTSSDNNTGNNNNTSSDNNCCNNTSSDNNTGNNNSTSSDNNCSNYNTCSDNNTDNNCSNYNTCSNNYGCNDDSNSNNNCCNHNTCSDNNTGNNNSTSSDNNCSNYNTCSNNYGCNDDSYSNNNCCNHNTCSDNNTGNNNNTSSDNNCSNYNTCSNNYGCNDDSYSNNNCCNHDTCSDNNCCNNTCSNNYSCNDTCSNNNCCNHNTCSNNNTGNNNNTCADNNCCNHNSCSNNYRCNDTCPNNNCCNHDTCSDNNCCNNTCSNNYHNNCSNYNTCSNNYGCNDDSYSNNNCCNHNTCSDNNTGNNNSTSSDNNCSNYNTCSNNYGCNDDSYSNNNCCNHNTCSDNNTGNNNNTSSDNNCSNYNTCSNNYRCNDDTYSNNNCCNNTCSNNYSCNDTCSNNNCCNHNTCSNNNTCADNNCCNHNSCSNNYRCNDTCPNNNCCNHDTCSDNNCCNNTCSNNYR, from the exons ATGGTTAG ctgctgcaataACAGCtgttctgacaacaactgctgcaacaaaacctgctccgacaacaactgctgcaacaaaacctgctccgacaacaactgctgcaacaactgcagcaactacaaCAGCTGTTCCAACgactgcagcaacaacaacacctgctCCGACAACAACTTCTGTAACAATTACGacacctgttccaacaacaacactggcaacaacaacaacaacagttctgacaacaactgcagcaactacaacacctgttcAAACAACTACGGTTGCAACGACGACAGctattccaacaacaactgttgcaaccacgacacctgttccgacaacaacatcacctgttccaacaactaCCGTTGCAACAACGACACCTGTTCCGACAACAACATcacctgttccaacaactaCCGTTGCAACGACGacacctgttccaacaacaactgttgcaacaacaacaccagttccgacaacaacactggcaacaacaacaacaccagttctgacaacaactgcagcaactacaacacctgttccaacaactaCCGTTGCAACGACGacaccagttctgacaacaactgttgcaacaacaccagttccgacaacaacactggcaacaacaacagcaccagttctgacaacaactgcagcaactacaacacctgttccaacaactaCTGTTACAACCACTACACCAGTTCCGACAACTACTGTTGCAAAAACGACAcctattccaacaacaactgttgcaaccacaaaacctgttccgacaacaacactggcaacaacaacaacaccagttctgacaacaactgcagcaactacaaCACTTTTTCCAACAACTACCGTTGCAACGTCGACAcctattccaacaacaactgttgcaaccacgacacctgttccgacaacaactgctgcaacgACAACACCTGCTccgacaacaactgctgcaacaacgACACCAGTTCCGACAACTACCGTTGCAACGACGACAcctattccaacaacaactgttgcaaccacgacacct acaacaactgctgcaacgACAACACCTGCTCCAACAATAACTGCTGCAACAACGACACCAGTTCCGACAACTACCGTTGCAACGACGACAcctattccaacaacaactgttgcaaccacgacacctgttccgacaacaactgctgcaacgACAACACCTGCTccgacaacaactgctgcaacaacgACACCAGTTCCGACAACTACTGTTGCAACGACGACAcctattccaacaacaactgttgcaaccacaacacctgttccaacaacaacacaggcaacaacaataacacctgCTACGaaaacaactgttgcaacaacaacaccagttccgacaacaacactggcaacaacaacaacaccagttctgacaacaactgttgcaacaacaCCAGTTCCGACAACAACacaggcaacaacaacagcaccagttctgacaacaactgcagcaactacaacacctgttccgacaacaacactg acaacaactgcagcaactacaacacctgttccaacaactaTGGTTGCAACGACGACAGCaattccaacaacaactgttgcaaccacaacacctgttccgacaacaacactggcaacaacaacagcaccagttctgacaacaactgcagcaactacaacacctgttccaacaactaCGGTTGCAACGACGACAGctattccaacaacaactgttgcaaccacaacacctgttccgacaacaacactggcaacaacaacaacaccagttctgacaacaactgcagcaactacaacacctgttccaacaactaCGGTTGCAACGACGACAGctattccaacaacaactgttgcaaccacgacacctgttccgacaacaactgctgcaacaacacctgttccaacaactaCAGTTGCAACGACacctgctccaacaacaactgttgcaaccacaacacctgttccaacaacaacactggcaacaacaacaacacctgcgccgacaacaactgttgcaaccacaacaGCTGTTCCAACAACTACCGTTGCAACGACacctgccccaacaacaactgttgcaaccacgATACCTGTTCggacaacaactgctgcaacaacacctgttccaacaactaCC acaacaactgcagcaactacaacacctgttccaacaactaTGGTTGCAACGACGACAGctattccaacaacaactgttgcaaccacaacacctgttccgacaacaacactggcaacaacaacagcaccagttctgacaacaactgcagcaactacaacacctgttccaacaactaCGGTTGCAACGACGACAGctattccaacaacaactgttgcaaccacaacacctgttccgacaacaacactggcaacaacaacaacaccagttctgacaacaactgcagcaactacaacacctgttccaacaactaCCGTTGCAACGACGACAcctattccaacaacaactgttgcaacaacacctgttccaacaactaCAGTTGCAACGACacctgctccaacaacaactgttgcaaccacaacacctgttccaacaacaacacctgcgccgacaacaactgttgcaaccacaacaGCTGTTCCAACAACTACCGTTGCAACGACacctgccccaacaacaactgttgcaaccacgacacctgttccgacaacaactgctgcaacaacacctgttccaacaactaCCGTTGA